Proteins encoded in a region of the Anopheles ziemanni chromosome 2, idAnoZiCoDA_A2_x.2, whole genome shotgun sequence genome:
- the LOC131295008 gene encoding RING finger protein nhl-1 has translation MEQFEQLLTCCVCLDRYRNPKLLPCQHSFCMEPCMDGLIDYVKRQVKCPECRAEHRIPYQGVQGFPTNVTLQRFLELHIEITGELPDPTSGQVMERCNVCSEKSYCALCVHCDKKICPDCKGAHMDILRREISRINNQIRRGLHRLKEVLAVVEKNASNLQNNCTSVSEEIDEIYRRLQKALKDRTDHLRHEMDKYMSTELKNVIAMKDNLEQEIANIQSNADLAEKYMNDSVEWDDCELMDTKEIFLRTVDFIRNFDCETMDYSRKVRFIMNIDPNKLINEVSSYGDLNLPNHGGAATSQSQGLLQPPPGPGLMRSKSDHRLAAQFRQQQDTQAWNADEEPLLGGRKFGERPVKPVTQEKERYGAESRYGRGAADYDYDDDTTSSSRADKGRFRSRFARSHQLDNDSDNESKAPTKTPAELEKERNKVTSTEDCAKGPLSGIFRLMDSPRVMKRLQEQEKGKKKPAAPTTPPALAKPSPLGVKPKAGAPTATARQLSEDDEIAKIKRQNKGASSSTAPATALAAAEPERPTADRVSALKAGRTATPTSDDSDSPSSPARRSSPHVEADSDHDESELARRNSRQSSAGGKPGTGATQKKPAARSASSESNESSSESSRASPAPRTTVEPPQEVKPKTILKNANENAQRNGTAVSGSVTTGTTDAAKKPFQSRFLPQTQQAATATPAAAAEKKEESESSSEEESSSEEESEEEEEEEEEKPAVVAPAPVAPSSPVSTRSAHDTPSSPLFGRVSRQDSSENSRKTSSGYSSPTSYRSSQNHYERDESPKYGSGSSGSSALRSRTTSHAPEPEDNKYGAGSGYTSRFLNKSKSTAVVAPEDEATDDSDSRHGAGGRSRFSALADRRTRLARSRSSHNFGNDEEEDEPVSPTTTNSPSAYLASRYGASSSLASQPSDLSRSRSTHALKSREPSPERGGGSSGTDKDGAALSSWARYLKNKYGNRSTKDGKDTPSSSTSSYSSGIGSSSHTTPSASASSRSASASAAARRLSLGLPLRQTDLLSSDDDSKNGVGSPTSPTAAAAAAAAIPGAAGMSPRTQYLQKRRQLFQIGGRGSEPGSFTWPRGIAVGPDNSVVVADSSNHRVQVFDANGIFVKEFGQYGNGDGEFDCLAGVAVNRIGQFIIADRYNHRIQVLDPAGRFLRSFGSQGTTDGKFNYPWGITTDALGFIYVCDKENHRIQVFQSDGSFIGKFGTCGKEKGQLEHPHYIAVSNTNRVIVSDSNNHRVQIFDVNGRVLTTFGGEGSEEGQFKFPRGVAVDDQGYICVADSGNNRIQIFHPDGSFLRAFGSWGSGDAEFKGLEGVAIMSNGNILVCDRENHRVQVF, from the exons ATGGAGCAATTTGAGCAACTACTGACGTGTTGCGTGTGTCTCGATCGATACCGCAACCCGAAGCTGCTGCCATGTCAGCATTCGTTCTGCATGGAGCCGTGCATGGACGGCCTGATCGACTACGTCAAGCGACAG GTAAAGTGTCCAGAATGCCGCGCCGAACACCGAATACCGTACCAGGGCGTGCAGGGATTCCCGACCAACGTCACGCTGCAGCGGTTCCTCGAGCTGCACATCGAAATCACTGGCGAGCTGCCAGACCCGACGTCCG GTCAGGTGATGGAACGCTGCAACGTGTGCTCGGAGAAGTCGTACTGTGCCCTGTGCGTGCACTGCGACAAAAAGATCTGCCCGGACTGTAAGGGCGCCCACATGGACATCCTGCGGCGGGAGATCAGCCGCATCAACAACCAGATCCGACGCGGGCTGCACCGCCTGAAAGAGGtgctggcggtggtggagaAGAACGCGTCCAACCTGCAGAACAACTGCACGAGCGTGTCGGAGGAGATCGACGAGATCTACCGCCGGCTGCAGAAGGCGCTCAAGGACCGCACCGACCACCTGCGCCACGAGATGGACAAGTACATGTCGACCGAGCTGAAGAACGTGATCGCGATGAAGGACAACCTGGAGCAGGAGATCGCCAACATCCAGAGCAACGCGGACCTGGCCGAGAAGTACATGAACGACTCGGTCGAGTGGGACGACTGCGAGCTGATGGACACGAAGGAGATCTTCCTGCGCACGGTCGACTTCATCCGCAACTTCGACTGCGAAACGATGGACTACAGCCGCAAGGTGCGCTTCATCATGAACATCGACCCGAACAAGCTGATCAACGAGGTGTCCTCGTACGGCGACCTGAACCTCCCGAACCACGGTGGGGCCGCGACGAGCCAGAGCCAGGGCTTGCTGCAGCCGCCGCCCGGGCCGGGCCTGATGCGCTCGAAGAGCGACCACCGGCTGGCGGCTCAGTTCCGCCAGCAGCAGGACACCCAAGCCTGGAACGCCGACGAGGAGCCGCTGCTCGGTGGCCGCAAGTTCGGCGAGCGCCCGGTCAAGCCCGTCACGCAGGAGAAGGAGCGGTACGGGGCCGAGTCGCGGTACGGGCGCGGCGCGGCCGACTACGACTACGATGACGATACGACCTCGTCGAGCCGCGCGGATAAGGGCCGCTTCCGGTCGCGCTTTGCCCGCAGCCACCAGCTCGACAACGACTCGGACAACGAGTCGAAGGCGCCCACGAAGACGCCGGCCGAGCTGGAGAAGGAGCGCAACAAGGTGACCAGCACGGAGGACTGCGCCAAGGGTCCGCTCAGCGGCATCTTCCGCCTGATGGACTCGCCGCGCGTCATGAAGCGCCTGCAGGAGCAGGAGAAGGGCAAGAAAAAGCCGGCCGCACCGACCACCCCGCCCGCCCTGGCCAAACCGTCGCCGCTCGGCGTGAAGCCGAAGGCCGGGGCACCCACGGCCACCGCCCGCCAGCTCTCCGAGGACGACGAGATAGCGAAGATCAAGCGCCAAAACAAGGGAGCCTCCAGCTCGACCGCGCCGGCGACGGCGCTGGCCGCGGCAGAACCGGAGCGACCGACGGCCGATCGCGTCTCGGCGCTGAAGGCCGGCCGAACCGCGACACCCACCAGCGATGACAGTGACAGCCCGTCGTCGCCGGCCCGTCGCTCATCGCCCCACGTCGAG GCTGACAGCGATCACGACGAGTCGGAATTGGCCCGCCGCAACTCGCGCCAGTCGTCGGCCGGCGGAAAGCCGGGAACGGGCGCGACCCAGAAGAAACCGGCGGCCCGCTCGGCGAGCAGCGAGTCGAACGAATCGTCCAGCGAGAGCTCGCGAGCCTCGCCAGCTCCCCGCACCACCGTCGAACCGCCGCAGGAAGTGAAACCGAAGACGATCCTGAAGAACGCGAACGAGAACGCCCAGCGCAATGGGACGGCGGTTTCCGGGTCGGTGACCACCGGAACCACGGACGCCGCCAAGAAGCCCTTCCAGAGTCGCTTCTTACCGCAGACGCAGCAGGCAGCCACGGCAACTCCCGCCGCCGCGGCCGAGAAGAAGGAGGAATCGGAGAGCAGCTCCGAGGAAGAGTCATCCTCGGAGGAGGAGtccgaggaggaggaagaggaggaggaggagaagccGGCGGTGGTCGCACCGGCTCCGGTGGCGCCCAGCTCGCCGGTGTCGACGCGCTCCGCGCACGACACGCCCAGCAGCCCCCTGTTTGGGCGCGTCTCGCGCCAGGACTCGTCGGAGAACTCGCGCAAAACCTCGAGCGGATACTCGAGCCCGACGAGCTACCGGAGCTCGCAGAACCACTACGAGCGGGACGAGAGCCCCAAGTACGGATCGGGGAGCTCCGGCTCGTCGGCGTTGCGCTCGCGCACCACGAGCCACGCGCCGGAACCGGAGGACAACAAGTATGGCGCCGGGTCCGG GTATACTAGCCGCTTCCTGAACAAGAGCAAGAGCACGGCGGTGGTGGCGCCCGAGGACGAGGCGACGGATGATTCGGACAGCCGGCATGGCGCAGGAGGGCGCAGTCGCTTCAGTGCGCTGGCGGATCGGCGCACCCGACTCGCCCGCTCTCGCTCCTCGCACAACTTCGGcaacgacgaggaggaggacgaacCGGTCTCACCGACTACCACCAACTCACCCTCGGCTTATCTCGCCTCGAG GTACGGAGCCTCATCATCGTTAGCCTCGCAACCGTCGGACCTGTCCCGCAGCCGCTCAACGCACGCCCTCAAGTCCCGCGAGCCCTCGCCCGAACGTGGCGGTGGCTCGAGTGGAACCGACAAGGATGGCGCCGCGCTCAGCTCGTGGGCGCGCTACCTCAAGAACAAGTACGGCAATCGGTCGACGAAGGACGGCAAGGacacaccgtcgtcgtcgacgtccaGCTACTCGTCCGGCATCGGGTCGTCGTCGCACACGACGCCGTCGGCGAGCGCCTCGAGCAGGTCGGCGTCGGCTTCGGCCGCCGCCCGGCGCCTCAGCCTCGGTCTGCCCCTGCGCCAGACCGATCTGCTCAGCTCGGATGACGATTCAAAAAACGGGGTAGGCTCCCCTACCTCTCCTacggcagcagcggcggcagcagccGCTATACCCGGAGCAGCAGGTATGTCCCCTAGGACGCAGTACCTGCAGAAGCGCCGGCAGCTGTTCCAGATAGGAGGTCGGGGGAGCGAACCAGGTTCCTTCACGTGGCCGCGCGGCATCGCCGTCGGGCCGGACAACAGCGTCGTCGTGGCGGACTCGTCGAACCACCGCGTGCAGGTGTTCGACGCCAACGGCATCTTCGTCAAGGAGTTCGGCCAGTACGGCAACGGCGACGGCGAGTTCGACTGTTTGGCCGGCGTCGCGGTCAATCGTATCGGGCAGTTCATCATAGCCGATAG ATACAATCATCGTATACAGGTGCTCGATCCGGCCGGTCGCTTTTTGCGATCGTTCGGCTCGCAGGGCACCACCGATGGAAAATTCAACTACCCCTGGGGCATCACCACCGATGCCCTCGGGTTCATCTACGTTTGCGATAAGGAAAATCACAGAATTCAG GTATTCCAATCCGATGGATCATTTATTGGCAAGTTTGGCACCTGTGGCAAGGAAAAAGGTCAGCTCGAGCACCCGCACTACATCGCCGTCTCGAACACGAACCGCGTCATCGTTTCCGACTCCAACAACCATCGAGTGCAG ATATTTGACGTTAACGGTCGCGTCCTGACGACGTTCGGTGGCGAGGGATCGGAGGAAGGTCAATTTAAATTCCCAAG